One region of Deltaproteobacteria bacterium genomic DNA includes:
- a CDS encoding TRAP transporter fused permease subunit: MEGGRALEAIGRIITRLLAIGLSAYAVWNAFSPLPPLQERSLFLLVLFALVFLTQATGRESRLQVAVDLFWLALSMATFGYVFIEHEEIAFKSGLVTQTDLVLGVICVIVVLEATRRIVGMALVITAAVFLVYVFYGQHLPRWVGGHGGFDLDRIVTTVYLSGNGVFGVATYITFKFVFLFVMFGKLLEATGALAFIMEFTRSLVGRYRGGPAMMAVVSSGMMGSVSGSAVANVMVTGSITIPLMKRVGFQPHVAGAVEAAASTGGQFMPPVMGAAAFLMMQFLAVDYLQIVKAALIPAVLYFIGVLAGVYFYALRSGLTGLPKSELTSIREVVREPQGLTFIAGIGLLIVLLLLRMSPVQAVLRAMTVIAVLGVGIAAISMFLRDRGGFAKAAPAGAWSAVKKGIEVFEGTGRDFVTLGTAVACVGIIMGTILMTGLATRFSGLVIGMAGGDLTLILILTMFASMILGMGLPTSIAYIILALMVAPVLIKVGVWPMAAHLFIFFSGMLSMVTPPVALAAYAGATVAGSDFWRTSLFAGLISLPVYILPYAFVFGTPLLMRGHPVDIVLTTATAAAGVILSAYALVGDFKDRTEVVERIVVFAAAIMLIAPGTMSDIIGVVLAAAGLARPVVRRMSTANATG; this comes from the coding sequence TTGGAAGGAGGCAGGGCTCTGGAAGCCATAGGCCGGATCATCACCCGGCTGCTGGCGATCGGACTGTCGGCGTACGCCGTATGGAACGCCTTCAGTCCGTTGCCTCCCCTTCAGGAACGCAGCCTCTTCCTGCTCGTTCTGTTCGCCCTGGTTTTCCTGACGCAGGCGACGGGACGCGAGAGCCGCCTCCAGGTGGCGGTGGACCTCTTCTGGCTGGCGCTCAGTATGGCGACCTTCGGCTACGTGTTCATCGAGCACGAGGAGATCGCCTTCAAGTCGGGACTGGTTACCCAGACCGACCTGGTGCTGGGAGTGATCTGTGTCATCGTTGTGCTCGAGGCCACCCGGCGCATCGTCGGCATGGCGCTGGTCATCACCGCGGCGGTGTTCCTGGTGTACGTCTTCTACGGCCAGCACCTGCCGCGGTGGGTGGGGGGACACGGCGGCTTTGACCTGGACCGCATCGTCACCACCGTCTACCTGTCCGGCAACGGCGTCTTCGGGGTCGCCACCTACATTACCTTCAAGTTCGTGTTCCTGTTCGTGATGTTCGGCAAGCTGCTGGAAGCCACCGGGGCGCTGGCGTTCATCATGGAGTTCACCCGTTCCCTGGTGGGAAGATACCGCGGCGGCCCGGCCATGATGGCCGTGGTTTCCAGCGGCATGATGGGATCGGTGAGCGGCAGCGCGGTGGCCAACGTGATGGTCACGGGCTCCATCACCATCCCGCTCATGAAACGCGTGGGCTTCCAGCCCCACGTGGCCGGAGCGGTGGAGGCGGCCGCGTCCACCGGCGGCCAGTTCATGCCGCCGGTGATGGGGGCCGCGGCGTTCCTGATGATGCAGTTCCTGGCGGTGGACTATCTCCAGATCGTCAAGGCCGCCCTCATCCCGGCGGTGTTGTACTTCATCGGCGTGCTGGCGGGCGTCTACTTCTACGCGCTGCGCTCCGGGCTGACGGGGTTGCCGAAGAGTGAGCTGACCAGTATCCGGGAAGTCGTGCGCGAGCCCCAGGGGCTGACGTTCATCGCCGGCATCGGCCTGCTCATCGTGCTGCTGCTCCTGCGCATGTCACCCGTCCAGGCGGTGCTGCGGGCGATGACCGTCATCGCGGTGCTGGGGGTGGGCATCGCCGCGATTTCCATGTTTCTCCGGGACCGGGGCGGGTTCGCGAAAGCCGCCCCCGCCGGAGCCTGGAGCGCTGTCAAGAAGGGCATCGAGGTATTCGAGGGCACCGGCCGGGACTTCGTCACCCTCGGCACCGCGGTGGCATGCGTCGGCATCATCATGGGCACCATCCTGATGACCGGTCTGGCCACGCGCTTCTCGGGCCTCGTCATCGGCATGGCGGGCGGGGACCTCACGCTGATCCTGATCCTCACCATGTTCGCCTCCATGATCCTGGGCATGGGGCTGCCCACCAGCATCGCGTACATCATTCTCGCGCTGATGGTGGCGCCGGTGCTGATCAAGGTCGGCGTGTGGCCCATGGCCGCGCACTTGTTCATCTTTTTCTCCGGCATGCTGTCCATGGTAACGCCGCCCGTGGCCCTTGCCGCCTACGCCGGGGCTACCGTCGCGGGCAGCGACTTCTGGCGCACGAGTCTTTTCGCGGGGCTGATTTCGTTGCCGGTGTATATCCTCCCCTACGCCTTCGTCTTCGGCACGCCGTTGCTGATGCGGGGCCACCCCGTGGATATCGTTCTGACCACGGCAACGGCGGCCGCGGGGGTGATCCTCAGTGCCTATGCCTTGGTCGGCGACTTCAAGGACCGGACCGAAGTGGTGGAGCGGATCGTGGTGTTCGCTGCCGCCATCATGCTCATCGCCCCGGGCACGATGAGCGACATCATCGGCGTCGTCCTGGCCGCGGCCGGCCTGGCCCGGCCGGTCGTACGGCGGATGTCCACGGCCAACGCCACGGGCTGA
- a CDS encoding MBL fold metallo-hydrolase translates to MLRTRPVCVSLTLLVVFCHGALFAACKEESFASRFVRPAYAAAPDATLNYFGHSFFQLVTSRGTRVVMDPLAPGWYPTPDVSADAVTIGREHQNHNWIPIVRGRPLILRGLRETPYAYEWNQVRTTVKDVLIYSVPIYVSRPDGDLFKGAAFVYDLGRLCVAHLGDLAHRLTAKQLKQFGKVDVALVPIGGRTTMGPWTARGVVEQLKPKIAIPMHYRDDLERVRIFTEGFPTRTVPEGTLIISKGALPRKTEIVVMGYRGGPF, encoded by the coding sequence ATGCTTAGAACGCGCCCCGTTTGCGTTTCGTTGACCCTGCTCGTCGTGTTCTGCCACGGCGCGCTCTTCGCCGCCTGCAAGGAGGAGAGTTTCGCCAGCCGTTTCGTCCGGCCCGCCTACGCCGCCGCGCCGGACGCTACCCTGAACTACTTCGGCCACAGCTTTTTCCAGCTCGTCACGAGCCGCGGCACGCGCGTGGTCATGGACCCGCTGGCGCCGGGCTGGTACCCCACGCCGGACGTGTCCGCGGACGCTGTCACCATCGGCAGGGAGCACCAGAACCATAACTGGATCCCCATCGTGCGCGGCCGGCCGCTGATTCTCCGGGGCCTTCGGGAGACCCCGTACGCGTACGAATGGAACCAGGTGCGCACCACCGTCAAGGACGTGCTGATCTACAGCGTGCCCATCTACGTCAGCCGTCCCGACGGCGACCTCTTCAAGGGCGCGGCCTTCGTCTACGATCTCGGCCGGCTGTGCGTCGCGCACCTGGGAGACCTTGCCCACCGGCTCACGGCCAAGCAACTGAAGCAATTCGGCAAGGTGGACGTGGCGCTGGTGCCCATCGGCGGCCGTACCACCATGGGGCCCTGGACGGCCCGCGGCGTGGTTGAACAGCTCAAGCCGAAGATCGCGATTCCCATGCACTACCGCGACGATCTCGAACGTGTGCGCATCTTCACGGAGGGCTTCCCCACGCGCACCGTGCCGGAGGGCACCCTGATCATCAGCAAGGGGGCGCTGCCGCGCAAGACCGAGATCGTCGTGATGGGCTATCGCGGGGGGCCGTTCTGA
- a CDS encoding TAXI family TRAP transporter solute-binding subunit: MRSLRLKGLLVAVTVAAMAWASGPQRATAAEMPSSLEIGGASIGGAFYVVAGGVAKLLEDKMKIPVTAAVTEGSRENVRLIDRKQIFMGVISSNNSYPAYHGVLTFKKKHPLALVMGLYPNAFTLHTLPGSSVNSFADLKGQRVGVGTGRTWDAFMVPLMKAHGLTYKKDFKPVYAGMSDLYTQLGDGNIVAMPTMVSGLSPIPAALRLHAEKGARYLPPEPQAVEKMVKQFPYMTRQTIPANTPTFEKAVETFDIGGPFLTVRADADEELVYRVLKMIHGNLDRLAEDVRYFKYAQINPAVLTSQIGVPYHPGAVRYWKEAGLWKE; this comes from the coding sequence ATGAGAAGCTTGAGACTCAAGGGGTTGCTGGTGGCGGTCACGGTGGCGGCCATGGCGTGGGCGTCGGGTCCGCAACGGGCAACCGCGGCCGAGATGCCGTCGAGCCTGGAGATCGGCGGCGCCAGCATTGGCGGAGCCTTCTACGTTGTGGCGGGCGGCGTGGCCAAACTGCTGGAAGACAAGATGAAGATCCCGGTCACCGCGGCGGTTACCGAGGGCTCGCGCGAGAACGTACGCCTTATCGACCGCAAGCAGATCTTCATGGGCGTCATCTCGTCGAACAACTCGTACCCGGCGTACCACGGCGTCCTGACGTTCAAGAAGAAACATCCCCTGGCCCTGGTCATGGGGCTCTACCCCAACGCCTTCACGCTTCACACGCTCCCCGGCAGTTCCGTCAACTCGTTCGCCGACCTCAAGGGGCAACGCGTGGGCGTGGGCACCGGCCGGACCTGGGACGCCTTCATGGTGCCCCTGATGAAGGCCCACGGCCTGACCTACAAGAAGGACTTCAAGCCCGTGTACGCGGGAATGAGCGACCTCTACACGCAGCTCGGCGACGGCAACATCGTCGCCATGCCGACCATGGTCTCCGGGCTGAGCCCGATCCCCGCGGCGTTGCGCCTGCACGCCGAGAAGGGCGCGCGGTACCTGCCGCCGGAGCCTCAGGCGGTGGAGAAGATGGTCAAGCAGTTCCCGTACATGACGCGGCAAACCATTCCCGCGAACACGCCCACCTTCGAGAAGGCCGTGGAGACCTTCGACATCGGCGGTCCCTTTCTCACGGTCCGCGCGGACGCCGACGAGGAGCTGGTCTACCGGGTTCTCAAGATGATTCACGGGAACCTGGACAGGCTGGCGGAGGACGTGCGCTACTTCAAGTACGCACAGATCAACCCGGCGGTGCTGACCAGCCAGATCGGGGTCCCCTATCATCCGGGAGCCGTGCGCTACTGGAAGGAAGCCGGCCTCTGGAAAGAGTAG